The Falco peregrinus isolate bFalPer1 chromosome 1, bFalPer1.pri, whole genome shotgun sequence genome has a window encoding:
- the LOC101916429 gene encoding cholesterol side-chain cleavage enzyme, mitochondrial isoform X1: MPLRVCASPGKPRYGWAGRGWGSADHFWLPRAPVPAALPGRDALACPCPWGGRDSSGGGQEHEHLALSEASRGDKRGHPRLPPPPPAPMLARAAGALRGWPPAPAGGCRRAGGAASPIPPAPRPFNQLPGDWRAGWLNLYRFWQEGGLHNVHHIMARKFQQFGPIYREKLGVYESVNIISPQDAATLFQAEGTLPERFSVPPWVAYRDYRNKPYGVLLKTGEAWRSDRLMLNKEVLSPQVVESFVPLLSQVGEDFIQRARAQVGKSGRERWTADFTHELFRFALESVCHVLYGERLGLLQDFVDPEAQRFIDAVTLMFHTTSPMLYLPPALLRHLNAKMWRDHVRAWDAIFSQADKCIQNVYRDLRLQRKSTKEYMGILCSLIMQDKLPLDDIKASVTEMMAGGVDTTSMTLQWAMFELARSPGVQEQLRAEVLAAKQEAAGDRVKMLKTIRLLKATIKETLRLHPVAVTLQRYTTQEVILQDYRIPPKTLVQVGLYAMGRDPEVFPKPEQFSPQRWLAAGPKHFKGLSFGFGPRQCLGRRIAELEMQLFLMQILENFKIETMRAVEVGTKFDLILIPDKPIYLTLRPLEPQA; this comes from the exons ATGCCACTCAGGGTCTGTGCATCACCTGGCAAGCCCCGCTacggctgggctgggaggggatggggcTCCGCCGACCACTTTTGGCTGCCCCGTGCCCCAGTGCCTGCCGCCTTGCCGGGGCGAGATGCCCTcgcctgtccctgtccctggggcGGCCGTGACTCATCGGGAGGCGGGCAAGAGCATGAGCATCTCGCCTTGAGTGAGGCCAGCCGGGGGGACAAAAGAGGCCACCCTCGACTCCCTCCCCCGCCACCTGCTCCCATGCTCGCCCGGGCTGCGGGTGCCTTGCGGGGatggcccccagccccagccgggGGCTGccgcagggctggaggggctgcctcccccatcccaccagctcCTCGGCCCTTCAACCAGCTGCCTGGCGACTGGCGCGCTGGCTGGCTCAACCTCTACCGCTTCTGGCAGGAGGGCGGCTTGCACAACGTCCACCACATCATGGCTCGCAAGTTCCAGCAGTTCGGGCCCATTTACAG GGAGAAGCTGGGTGTCTATGAGAGTGTGAACATCATCAGCCCCCAGGACGCTGCCACCCTTTTCCAGGCGGAGGGGACGCTGCCGGAGCGCTTCAGTGTACCCCCCTGGGTGGCTTACCGCGACTACCGCAACAAGCCCTACGGCGTGCTCCTCAA GACGGGGGAGGCCTGGCGCTCGGACCGCCTGATGCTCAACAAGGAGGTGCTGTCACCGCAGGTGGTGGAGAGTTTTGTGCCTCTGCTGAGCCAAGTGGGCGAGGACTTCATCCAGCGGGCACGGGCCCAGGTGGGGAAGAGCGGCCGGGAGCGCTGGACGGCCGACTTCACCCACGAGCTCTTCCGCTTTGCCCTGGAGT CCGTGTGCCACGTGCTCTACGGGGagcggctggggctgctgcaggacttTGTGGACCCCGAGGCGCAGCGCTTCATCGATGCCGTGACCCTGATGTTCCACACCACCTCGCCCATGCTCTACCTGCCGCCTGCCCTCCTCCGCCACCTCAACGCCAAGATGTGGCGGGACCACGTCCGGGCCTGGGATGCCATCTTCTCCCAGG CGGACAAATGCATACAAAACGTCTATCGGGACCTGCGGCTGCAACGCAAGAGCACCAAGGAGTACATGGGCATCCTCTGCAGCCTGATCATGCAGGACAAGCTGCCCTTGGATGACATCAAGGCCAGCGTCACCGAGATGATGGCGGGCGGGGTGGACACC acCTCCATGACGCTGCAGTGGGCCATGTTTGAGCTGGCGCGGTCCCCGGGGGTCCAGGAGCAGCTGCGGGCAGAAGTCCTGGCTGccaagcaggaggcagcaggggacAGGGTGAAGATGCTGAAAACCATCCGGCTGCTCAAAGCCACCATCAAGGAGACACTCCG GCTGCATCCCGTGGCAGTGACCCTGCAGAGGTACACCACTCAGGAGGTCATCCTCCAGGACTACCGCATCCCCCCAAAG ACGCTGGTGCAGGTCGGTCTCTACGCCATGGGCCGGGATCCTGAGGTCTTCCCCAAGCCGGAGCAGTTCAGCCCCCAGcgctggctggcagctggcccCAAGCACTTCAAGGGGCTGAGTTTTGGTTTCGGACCCCGCCAGTGCCTGGGACGCCGGATCGCTGAGCTGGAGATGCAGCTCTTCCTCATGCAG ATCCTGGAGAACTTCAAGATCGAAACCATGAGAGCGGTGGAAGTCGGGACCAAGTTTGATCTCATCCTGATCCCAGACAAACCCATCTACTTGACCTTACGGCCGCTTGAGCCCCAAGCATGA
- the LOC101916429 gene encoding cholesterol side-chain cleavage enzyme, mitochondrial isoform X2 — protein sequence MDAGCIFKEGGLHNVHHIMARKFQQFGPIYREKLGVYESVNIISPQDAATLFQAEGTLPERFSVPPWVAYRDYRNKPYGVLLKTGEAWRSDRLMLNKEVLSPQVVESFVPLLSQVGEDFIQRARAQVGKSGRERWTADFTHELFRFALESVCHVLYGERLGLLQDFVDPEAQRFIDAVTLMFHTTSPMLYLPPALLRHLNAKMWRDHVRAWDAIFSQADKCIQNVYRDLRLQRKSTKEYMGILCSLIMQDKLPLDDIKASVTEMMAGGVDTTSMTLQWAMFELARSPGVQEQLRAEVLAAKQEAAGDRVKMLKTIRLLKATIKETLRLHPVAVTLQRYTTQEVILQDYRIPPKTLVQVGLYAMGRDPEVFPKPEQFSPQRWLAAGPKHFKGLSFGFGPRQCLGRRIAELEMQLFLMQILENFKIETMRAVEVGTKFDLILIPDKPIYLTLRPLEPQA from the exons GAGGGCGGCTTGCACAACGTCCACCACATCATGGCTCGCAAGTTCCAGCAGTTCGGGCCCATTTACAG GGAGAAGCTGGGTGTCTATGAGAGTGTGAACATCATCAGCCCCCAGGACGCTGCCACCCTTTTCCAGGCGGAGGGGACGCTGCCGGAGCGCTTCAGTGTACCCCCCTGGGTGGCTTACCGCGACTACCGCAACAAGCCCTACGGCGTGCTCCTCAA GACGGGGGAGGCCTGGCGCTCGGACCGCCTGATGCTCAACAAGGAGGTGCTGTCACCGCAGGTGGTGGAGAGTTTTGTGCCTCTGCTGAGCCAAGTGGGCGAGGACTTCATCCAGCGGGCACGGGCCCAGGTGGGGAAGAGCGGCCGGGAGCGCTGGACGGCCGACTTCACCCACGAGCTCTTCCGCTTTGCCCTGGAGT CCGTGTGCCACGTGCTCTACGGGGagcggctggggctgctgcaggacttTGTGGACCCCGAGGCGCAGCGCTTCATCGATGCCGTGACCCTGATGTTCCACACCACCTCGCCCATGCTCTACCTGCCGCCTGCCCTCCTCCGCCACCTCAACGCCAAGATGTGGCGGGACCACGTCCGGGCCTGGGATGCCATCTTCTCCCAGG CGGACAAATGCATACAAAACGTCTATCGGGACCTGCGGCTGCAACGCAAGAGCACCAAGGAGTACATGGGCATCCTCTGCAGCCTGATCATGCAGGACAAGCTGCCCTTGGATGACATCAAGGCCAGCGTCACCGAGATGATGGCGGGCGGGGTGGACACC acCTCCATGACGCTGCAGTGGGCCATGTTTGAGCTGGCGCGGTCCCCGGGGGTCCAGGAGCAGCTGCGGGCAGAAGTCCTGGCTGccaagcaggaggcagcaggggacAGGGTGAAGATGCTGAAAACCATCCGGCTGCTCAAAGCCACCATCAAGGAGACACTCCG GCTGCATCCCGTGGCAGTGACCCTGCAGAGGTACACCACTCAGGAGGTCATCCTCCAGGACTACCGCATCCCCCCAAAG ACGCTGGTGCAGGTCGGTCTCTACGCCATGGGCCGGGATCCTGAGGTCTTCCCCAAGCCGGAGCAGTTCAGCCCCCAGcgctggctggcagctggcccCAAGCACTTCAAGGGGCTGAGTTTTGGTTTCGGACCCCGCCAGTGCCTGGGACGCCGGATCGCTGAGCTGGAGATGCAGCTCTTCCTCATGCAG ATCCTGGAGAACTTCAAGATCGAAACCATGAGAGCGGTGGAAGTCGGGACCAAGTTTGATCTCATCCTGATCCCAGACAAACCCATCTACTTGACCTTACGGCCGCTTGAGCCCCAAGCATGA